A portion of the Mycobacterium paraseoulense genome contains these proteins:
- a CDS encoding acyl-CoA dehydrogenase family protein, producing MEMSASQEQLELAAAAAEFCAEYGALSGLRERADAPSAVEPKVWHAAAELGFLGLSAPEHVGGQGLRLEDHALVFRELGKSLLPGPFVAGVVAAELACQGGDAQLGARFVDGSTRAGVVNAVGAGVDASRLTGAVQLVDAADAEWAVVGGESGIGLIRVADLADVAWVSCIDPGSRIAGAHAAAVPVLYWAASASHPALHIARVLAAAQLAGIAERALAITAEHAKTRIQFGRPIGVNQAVKHRCADMAVAADAALQQTLFAAVTVSEGHPDAELQTRAAKFIAGRAAIENSASAIHLHGGMGFTYEHDIHLYLERAHVLNQLFGSGAAQLGPILALPQP from the coding sequence ATGGAGATGTCGGCGTCACAAGAGCAGCTTGAATTAGCTGCAGCCGCTGCAGAGTTCTGCGCTGAGTATGGTGCGCTCAGCGGTCTGCGGGAGCGGGCTGATGCGCCCTCGGCGGTCGAACCGAAGGTGTGGCACGCGGCTGCCGAACTTGGTTTCCTCGGATTGAGCGCGCCCGAACACGTCGGCGGCCAAGGGCTGCGACTGGAGGACCATGCGCTTGTATTCCGTGAGTTGGGAAAGTCCTTGCTGCCGGGCCCCTTCGTGGCAGGTGTGGTCGCTGCCGAGCTCGCCTGTCAGGGCGGCGACGCACAGTTGGGCGCCCGGTTCGTTGATGGCTCGACGCGAGCCGGCGTGGTCAACGCTGTGGGCGCCGGTGTGGATGCCTCGCGACTGACCGGTGCTGTTCAACTCGTCGATGCGGCCGATGCCGAATGGGCCGTGGTCGGTGGCGAATCCGGGATCGGTTTGATCAGGGTGGCCGACCTTGCTGACGTGGCTTGGGTGTCGTGCATCGATCCCGGGAGCCGCATCGCCGGCGCGCATGCGGCCGCGGTGCCGGTGTTGTACTGGGCCGCGTCGGCCTCGCATCCTGCGCTGCATATCGCGCGGGTGCTGGCGGCGGCGCAGCTAGCTGGTATCGCTGAGCGCGCGTTGGCGATCACCGCCGAGCACGCCAAGACGCGAATTCAGTTCGGCCGGCCGATCGGGGTCAACCAGGCTGTCAAGCACAGGTGCGCTGACATGGCAGTGGCGGCGGACGCCGCGCTGCAGCAGACCCTGTTCGCTGCGGTCACCGTGTCCGAGGGACACCCGGACGCCGAACTACAGACTCGGGCGGCCAAGTTCATCGCGGGCCGCGCGGCAATCGAGAACTCCGCCAGTGCGATCCACCTGCATGGCGGCATGGGGTTCACCTATGAGCACGACATCCATTTGTATCTTGAGCGGGCGCATGTCCTGAATCAGCTATTTGGTTCGGGCGCAGCTCAACTCGGCCCGATCCTGGCGTTGCCGCAGCCCTGA
- a CDS encoding FAS1-like dehydratase domain-containing protein translates to MDDADGAEEQAPVGTVSEAWEMVVERGKLIEFATAMQSEHPAYRGPDAVIAPTFLISAARWAPPGARVAVGFNRKRLLHGEQEYTFHGALPRAGDVLTVRERVADRFDKPGKRGGAMRFAVVVTEFRRPDGTLAAEAKATYIEREAKT, encoded by the coding sequence ATGGACGACGCTGATGGCGCCGAAGAACAGGCGCCTGTCGGAACGGTGAGCGAGGCGTGGGAGATGGTCGTGGAGCGGGGCAAGCTGATCGAGTTTGCGACCGCCATGCAATCCGAGCATCCGGCCTATCGCGGACCCGATGCGGTGATAGCGCCGACGTTCTTGATCAGCGCGGCGCGCTGGGCGCCGCCGGGGGCGCGGGTGGCCGTCGGGTTCAACCGCAAGCGGCTGTTGCACGGTGAGCAGGAGTACACGTTTCACGGCGCGCTGCCGCGAGCTGGTGATGTGCTGACGGTGCGCGAACGGGTGGCCGATCGGTTCGATAAGCCCGGAAAACGTGGCGGTGCCATGCGTTTCGCCGTCGTCGTTACGGAGTTCCGGCGCCCCGACGGCACGTTGGCGGCGGAGGCTAAGGCGACCTACATCGAACGCGAGGCCAAAACATGA
- a CDS encoding SDR family NAD(P)-dependent oxidoreductase, whose protein sequence is MSRLLDGLVALVTGAGHGIGRGHALELAKHGATVIVNDLGTTLDGTGSGKIADEVVAIITNRGGTAFPDFTDVGDENAVEQSVSRIYERHGRLDVVVNNAGIVRDKAIWNMSSEDFDLVMRVHVRGSWLLSRAVARRWRTEAKNNAGPVYGRIINTTSGAGLHGNFGQTNYSAAKSAIVGLTQTLSLELASIGATANVISPGGRTRMSASMPGAAPAIEPDEHGEDQFDPKDPSLGSPVVAWLASPQAGHVSGQVVRAMGENLQLLKGWHPVAAASNGGTRWDANKLGSIFATEIFGTRNAGLRLGG, encoded by the coding sequence ATGAGCCGCCTGCTCGATGGACTGGTCGCGCTGGTCACCGGGGCCGGCCACGGCATAGGCCGCGGCCATGCGCTCGAGCTTGCCAAGCATGGGGCCACGGTGATCGTCAACGACCTGGGAACCACCCTGGACGGGACAGGCTCCGGCAAGATCGCCGACGAGGTCGTCGCCATCATCACAAACCGCGGCGGAACGGCGTTCCCCGATTTCACCGACGTCGGTGACGAGAACGCGGTCGAACAGTCGGTGAGCCGAATATATGAGCGCCACGGCCGACTCGACGTCGTGGTGAATAACGCCGGAATCGTTCGGGACAAAGCGATTTGGAATATGTCGTCAGAGGACTTCGACCTGGTAATGCGCGTACACGTGCGGGGCAGCTGGCTGTTGAGCCGGGCGGTGGCACGCCGCTGGCGAACCGAAGCCAAAAACAACGCCGGCCCGGTGTACGGCCGCATCATCAACACCACTTCGGGCGCTGGCCTGCACGGCAACTTCGGACAGACCAATTACAGCGCCGCGAAGTCGGCCATCGTCGGGCTGACCCAGACACTAAGCCTGGAACTGGCCTCGATCGGCGCCACCGCCAACGTGATCAGCCCGGGTGGACGCACGCGGATGTCGGCATCCATGCCCGGTGCGGCACCGGCCATCGAGCCCGACGAACACGGTGAGGACCAATTCGACCCCAAGGATCCCTCCCTGGGCTCACCCGTGGTGGCCTGGCTGGCCAGCCCACAAGCAGGGCACGTCAGCGGGCAGGTGGTCCGCGCTATGGGCGAGAATCTTCAGCTGTTAAAGGGGTGGCATCCGGTCGCCGCGGCCTCCAACGGCGGAACGCGTTGGGACGCCAACAAACTGGGTTCCATCTTCGCTACCGAAATCTTCGGCACGCGCAATGCCGGCCTGCGTCTGGGCGGCTGA
- a CDS encoding 3-carboxyethylcatechol 2,3-dioxygenase, whose translation MSILNKAALARRASTGRRAADRLVVCASHSPGKDRDTQCLHGTKFRAALADAAQRCTSFDPDVVVLFGGDHRRAFNHVVPTFAVVLSATIIAEGPYPPGTLDVASEVALGTSEYLLRANFDVAVCRDIALDHAFGQPLRDLLGDLAAKPVIPIAINCATAPLPTAARVLDFGAAVAEFLDQQQLRALVIGTGGLSHSPPSLDVDAYQLTDDERRRLITEGMPAAREKIRPDWDEEVLAAFARWDTSALTHLVDVARMRGGSGANEVRTWLAAAAAGGGTPLRKLVYQPVPEWITGMAVAMSA comes from the coding sequence ATGAGCATCCTTAATAAGGCCGCCCTGGCGCGGCGGGCTTCGACGGGCCGTCGCGCGGCCGACCGCCTCGTCGTTTGTGCCAGCCACAGCCCCGGCAAAGACCGCGACACCCAATGTCTTCACGGCACAAAGTTTCGCGCAGCCCTTGCCGACGCGGCGCAGCGGTGCACGAGCTTCGATCCCGACGTGGTGGTGTTGTTCGGCGGCGACCACCGCCGCGCCTTCAACCACGTCGTGCCCACCTTCGCAGTGGTGCTCTCTGCGACGATCATCGCCGAGGGCCCGTACCCGCCCGGCACGCTCGACGTCGCGAGCGAGGTGGCCCTCGGCACCAGTGAGTACCTGCTCAGGGCGAACTTCGACGTGGCGGTTTGCCGCGACATCGCACTAGACCACGCCTTCGGCCAACCGTTACGAGACCTCCTAGGCGACCTCGCCGCCAAGCCAGTCATCCCGATCGCCATCAACTGCGCCACCGCCCCGCTGCCCACGGCCGCGCGGGTACTGGATTTCGGGGCGGCGGTAGCCGAGTTCCTTGACCAGCAGCAGCTGCGCGCATTGGTGATCGGTACCGGAGGACTATCGCACTCGCCTCCCAGCCTCGACGTCGATGCCTACCAGCTCACCGATGATGAGCGTCGCCGGCTTATCACCGAAGGCATGCCCGCCGCACGCGAAAAGATCCGCCCCGACTGGGACGAGGAGGTCCTCGCCGCATTCGCGCGCTGGGATACATCCGCGCTGACCCACTTAGTGGATGTAGCGCGCATGCGCGGCGGATCGGGCGCCAACGAGGTGCGGACCTGGCTGGCCGCTGCGGCAGCAGGCGGCGGCACGCCGCTGCGCAAACTGGTCTATCAGCCAGTACCGGAATGGATTACCGGCATGGCCGTGGCAATGTCGGCTTAG
- a CDS encoding acyl-CoA dehydrogenase family protein, protein MDLTFSAEHIEFRDEVRSWLAENAPTEQRPDVPAEIREYDLGWQRTQWGGGWAGISWPVEYGGRGLSLVEQLIWYEEYARAGLPPIDACFVGLSHAGPTLMTKATPDQRSFHLPKILGGEAIWCQGFSEPSAGSDLAALRTRAVIDGDELVINGQKIWTSFANIADYQELLVRTTSGGKKHHGITWVICDMHSPGIDVRPIKTIDRGAEFCEVFYDDVRIPIANVVGEIDNGWAVAMSTLAFERGTAFTASQVRLSNTVENLIALARETTGPDQRRPAIADDEIARRLATARAEVIAMRAMTYASVSANARTDTPGPGGSMLKLFYSQIAVSVAKLAMDILGPQGLQYNSRWARPMGWSGHYLYSYSVPISGGTSEIQRNIIGERVLGLPR, encoded by the coding sequence ATGGACCTAACGTTCTCAGCGGAGCATATCGAGTTCCGCGACGAGGTGCGTAGCTGGTTGGCCGAGAATGCGCCCACCGAGCAGCGCCCCGATGTGCCCGCGGAGATCCGTGAGTATGACCTCGGGTGGCAGCGCACGCAGTGGGGTGGTGGCTGGGCTGGGATCTCCTGGCCGGTCGAATACGGTGGGCGTGGCCTGTCGCTCGTTGAGCAGCTCATCTGGTACGAGGAGTACGCGCGGGCCGGACTTCCGCCTATTGACGCATGCTTTGTCGGTCTTAGTCACGCCGGTCCGACTTTGATGACGAAGGCGACTCCTGACCAACGCAGCTTTCACCTGCCGAAGATCCTTGGCGGCGAGGCCATCTGGTGTCAGGGGTTCTCTGAGCCGTCGGCCGGTTCTGACCTTGCCGCACTGCGGACGCGGGCGGTGATCGACGGTGACGAACTGGTCATCAACGGGCAAAAGATCTGGACTAGCTTCGCCAACATCGCCGATTATCAGGAATTGCTCGTACGAACCACGTCTGGCGGCAAGAAGCACCACGGCATCACGTGGGTGATCTGCGACATGCACTCGCCGGGAATCGACGTCCGTCCCATCAAGACCATCGATCGCGGTGCGGAGTTCTGCGAGGTGTTCTACGACGATGTGCGGATCCCGATCGCCAACGTCGTCGGCGAGATCGACAACGGTTGGGCCGTTGCCATGTCGACGCTTGCTTTCGAACGTGGAACAGCTTTCACGGCAAGCCAGGTCCGCTTGTCCAACACCGTGGAAAATCTCATCGCACTGGCCCGCGAGACTACCGGGCCGGACCAGCGGCGGCCGGCGATCGCCGATGATGAGATCGCACGCCGGCTAGCGACTGCACGAGCTGAGGTCATCGCAATGCGCGCGATGACCTATGCCAGTGTGAGCGCCAATGCACGTACCGACACCCCGGGCCCGGGCGGATCGATGCTGAAGTTGTTCTACAGCCAGATCGCCGTGTCGGTTGCCAAGCTGGCCATGGATATCCTTGGACCGCAAGGGCTGCAATATAATTCGCGTTGGGCACGACCGATGGGCTGGTCGGGTCACTACCTGTACTCCTATTCGGTGCCGATATCCGGCGGTACATCGGAGATCCAGCGCAACATCATTGGGGAACGTGTGTTGGGTCTGCCCAGGTGA
- a CDS encoding TetR/AcrR family transcriptional regulator yields the protein MSEAEVVRRSSYGPTSPRIGRRGATTRKRIAEVSLELFGRVGYVDTSVDALARAAGVSRATLYQYFGGKDDIFLELLEECREALYRVSRRIGPLGADATGFDNLHWWLGEWSWVFEKYSTMFIQWSAVASMDQTARDQITRSIRGYNHRIAARLEASEMAGLDAEAAAMMITGLVHDVNLFVHTDRAYGRGTQDVVDTLSVFLQSMLYPETPPEVFSGLDRPERSEPRGGIAFAHPALPDLAGLSVEDRIANLSRRSAQTVQGLVRAGTARFNAIGYRRTSVEDIVEMAQVARGTFYKYFTDKLDMLVAISVDMHSQLAALAIAADALDPVTDRDGLSAWLTRSYDFYERHFGSIEAWNGGVTDSALIAAIGRASDAQFDSAAAAMLARAPQHYPFDPVVSALILRASSTSVLNKAKEILHPISGEELVRLSASCVRRGFFGEAG from the coding sequence ATGTCGGAAGCTGAGGTCGTTCGTCGATCGAGTTACGGCCCGACCAGTCCGCGCATCGGCAGGCGTGGCGCTACGACGCGCAAACGCATCGCCGAGGTTTCCCTCGAGCTGTTCGGACGCGTCGGCTATGTCGACACCTCTGTCGATGCTCTGGCCAGGGCGGCAGGCGTGTCGCGTGCCACCTTGTATCAGTATTTCGGAGGTAAGGACGACATCTTCCTCGAGTTGTTGGAGGAATGCCGTGAGGCGTTGTACCGGGTGTCGCGCCGCATCGGCCCGCTTGGCGCCGATGCGACTGGTTTCGACAATCTGCACTGGTGGTTGGGGGAATGGAGCTGGGTCTTCGAGAAGTACTCGACGATGTTTATCCAGTGGTCTGCTGTCGCCTCGATGGATCAGACCGCGCGCGATCAGATCACGCGGTCGATCCGCGGGTATAACCACCGCATCGCCGCTAGGTTGGAGGCGTCGGAGATGGCTGGCCTCGATGCAGAGGCGGCCGCGATGATGATCACCGGACTCGTTCACGACGTCAACTTGTTCGTGCACACCGACCGCGCGTATGGGCGCGGTACGCAAGATGTCGTCGATACGCTTTCGGTGTTCCTGCAGTCGATGCTGTATCCGGAAACGCCGCCTGAGGTGTTTAGCGGTCTGGATCGTCCTGAGCGCAGCGAACCGCGCGGGGGGATTGCGTTCGCACATCCTGCGCTGCCCGACCTGGCCGGCTTGTCGGTCGAAGACCGGATCGCGAATCTGAGCAGACGCTCGGCGCAGACCGTCCAGGGTCTTGTTCGTGCCGGGACCGCGCGGTTCAACGCGATTGGTTATCGCCGCACATCGGTGGAGGACATCGTCGAAATGGCGCAGGTCGCGCGGGGAACGTTTTATAAGTACTTCACCGACAAGTTGGACATGCTCGTTGCCATCAGTGTCGACATGCATTCTCAGCTCGCCGCGCTTGCGATCGCGGCCGATGCGCTCGATCCGGTTACCGACCGTGATGGGTTGTCAGCTTGGCTGACGCGCTCTTATGACTTCTATGAACGTCATTTCGGTTCTATCGAGGCGTGGAACGGCGGTGTCACAGACAGCGCGCTGATCGCGGCGATAGGACGCGCCAGCGACGCTCAGTTCGACTCTGCGGCCGCGGCGATGCTGGCGCGAGCCCCGCAGCACTACCCCTTCGATCCGGTGGTGTCGGCGCTCATTTTGCGGGCGTCATCGACCAGCGTCTTGAACAAGGCGAAGGAAATTCTGCATCCCATTTCGGGTGAGGAGCTTGTGAGGTTGTCGGCCAGTTGCGTGCGTCGGGGGTTTTTCGGTGAGGCGGGCTAA
- a CDS encoding enoyl-CoA hydratase/isomerase family protein, translating into MNAIVNDSANGVLTITLNRPEAANALRPQDRDQLIALLHNADADELIRVVVLRAAGKHFCSGADVAALAKRRDASPKRVLDPMRRIMTGAQRLVGSVLDCQKPVIAAVQGAASGLGAHLAYASDLVIATEHAYFAESFVKRGLVVDGGGCYLLPRRIGMQKAKELAFFGERLSAPDALALGLVNRVVPESEFDSTVSDFASRCATGPTSAIALTKRLLNDSPDCDRAGAFAAEAMAQEIQSHAHDSTEGVRAFVERRPTQFTGW; encoded by the coding sequence ATGAACGCAATTGTGAATGATTCCGCCAACGGCGTCCTGACGATCACCCTCAACCGGCCCGAGGCGGCCAACGCGCTCCGCCCACAAGACCGCGATCAACTGATCGCTCTGCTGCACAACGCCGATGCCGACGAGCTCATCCGGGTCGTCGTGCTGCGCGCCGCCGGCAAACACTTCTGCTCCGGCGCCGACGTCGCCGCGCTCGCCAAACGACGCGACGCCTCGCCCAAACGCGTGCTCGATCCGATGCGCAGGATCATGACGGGAGCCCAGCGCCTGGTCGGCAGCGTGCTGGACTGCCAGAAGCCAGTCATCGCGGCGGTGCAGGGCGCGGCGAGCGGCCTCGGTGCCCACCTCGCGTACGCCTCAGATCTCGTAATCGCCACAGAGCACGCATACTTCGCCGAGTCGTTCGTCAAACGCGGTCTCGTCGTTGACGGCGGCGGGTGCTACTTGCTTCCCCGCCGCATCGGGATGCAGAAGGCCAAAGAACTGGCCTTCTTCGGCGAGCGCCTGTCGGCCCCAGACGCCCTGGCCCTCGGACTGGTCAACCGCGTGGTACCCGAGTCCGAATTCGACTCGACGGTGAGCGACTTTGCCTCGCGCTGCGCCACGGGGCCCACCAGCGCGATCGCGTTGACCAAGCGCCTACTGAACGACTCCCCCGACTGCGACCGCGCCGGCGCGTTCGCCGCGGAAGCGATGGCGCAAGAAATCCAGTCGCACGCACACGATTCCACCGAAGGCGTGCGCGCCTTCGTCGAGCGGCGCCCGACGCAGTTCACCGGGTGGTGA
- a CDS encoding Zn-dependent alcohol dehydrogenase → MHTQAAVLSERGKPWTVETIELDPPKPPEVLVEIHASGICHSDEHLVTGDMPLRLPCIGGHEGAGVVREVGEHVTWLQPGDHVVFSFVPSCGRCHSCSTGHQSLCDLGARMYLGTQLHDNTARHHLGDVNLALACSVGSFAHHTVVNEASCVKVGSHVPLTRACLLGCGFVTGWGSAVYAADVRPGDTVAVAGFGGIGAAAVQGAKLAGARAIVVIDPSETKCHTALTMGATHTTRNWDDATSVVAEATWDRGVDRFICAMGVGDGELVGKALTMTAKRGRVVITNIHPMLDRSITANFMDLTLTEKQLVGTLYGSGNPRADIPKILELASQGHVDLDSMVTREYPLDAINEAFEHLRSGANVRGVLVFPAAREDQR, encoded by the coding sequence GTGCACACACAAGCCGCCGTTCTCAGCGAACGCGGGAAGCCATGGACGGTCGAAACGATCGAACTGGATCCGCCGAAGCCGCCCGAGGTACTCGTCGAGATCCACGCCTCGGGAATCTGCCACTCCGATGAGCATCTGGTCACTGGAGACATGCCGCTGCGGCTGCCCTGCATCGGAGGTCACGAGGGCGCAGGTGTCGTGCGCGAGGTCGGCGAACACGTGACATGGCTGCAGCCGGGTGACCATGTCGTCTTCAGCTTCGTCCCGTCATGCGGCCGCTGCCACTCATGTTCGACCGGTCATCAGAGCCTGTGCGACCTGGGAGCCCGGATGTATCTAGGGACCCAGCTGCACGACAACACCGCCCGCCATCACCTCGGCGACGTCAACCTCGCACTGGCATGCAGTGTCGGGTCGTTCGCACACCACACGGTGGTGAACGAGGCCAGCTGCGTCAAGGTCGGGTCCCACGTCCCACTGACCAGGGCATGCCTGCTGGGATGCGGCTTCGTCACGGGGTGGGGCTCGGCGGTATACGCGGCCGACGTCCGCCCAGGCGACACTGTGGCGGTCGCCGGCTTCGGGGGCATCGGCGCAGCCGCCGTTCAGGGCGCCAAGCTCGCTGGTGCCCGCGCGATCGTCGTGATCGACCCCTCGGAAACCAAGTGCCACACCGCCTTGACGATGGGCGCCACCCACACCACCCGCAACTGGGATGACGCTACATCGGTGGTAGCAGAAGCGACCTGGGACCGCGGAGTCGACCGATTCATCTGCGCGATGGGAGTCGGTGACGGCGAGTTAGTGGGCAAGGCGCTAACCATGACCGCCAAACGTGGCCGCGTGGTGATCACCAACATTCACCCGATGCTCGACCGGTCGATCACAGCCAACTTCATGGATCTCACACTGACCGAAAAACAGCTCGTCGGAACGCTGTACGGCTCGGGCAACCCACGCGCCGACATTCCCAAGATTCTCGAGCTCGCCTCGCAAGGCCACGTCGATCTAGATTCCATGGTCACCCGCGAATACCCACTCGACGCGATCAACGAGGCATTCGAGCACCTTCGGTCGGGCGCCAACGTGCGTGGCGTACTGGTGTTTCCAGCGGCCAGGGAGGATCAGCGATGA
- a CDS encoding MaoC/PaaZ C-terminal domain-containing protein: MTTDAAVLARLAVGDEAPPRVFGPLSKDMFVRYAGASGDFNPMHYDDDLARSAGYPSAFGQGMLTAALLATFVTDWLGPWQLQRYGVRFRGQVWPGDTLTCTGRVTAVDHDHDRVTVEMSVTRPDGAVAVTGFADYRLAS; encoded by the coding sequence ATGACGACAGATGCTGCGGTTTTGGCGCGGCTCGCGGTCGGTGACGAGGCTCCGCCGCGGGTGTTCGGCCCGTTGTCCAAGGACATGTTCGTGCGTTACGCCGGTGCTTCCGGCGACTTCAACCCGATGCATTACGACGACGATCTCGCGCGATCGGCGGGCTACCCGTCGGCCTTTGGGCAGGGCATGTTGACCGCCGCGCTGCTGGCCACGTTCGTGACCGATTGGCTGGGCCCGTGGCAGCTGCAACGCTACGGCGTGCGATTTAGGGGCCAGGTGTGGCCGGGCGACACGCTTACCTGCACCGGCCGCGTCACTGCCGTCGATCATGACCACGATCGGGTGACCGTCGAGATGAGCGTGACTCGGCCCGACGGCGCCGTGGCGGTGACGGGTTTTGCGGACTATCGGCTGGCGTCGTGA
- a CDS encoding Zn-ribbon domain-containing OB-fold protein: MARNDIPVIDSTSRPYWDGARRGELLIAGCRACSSVHHYPRPLCPRCWSADLTPTPASGKGTIYTYSTIHLNDMAPFRDWVPYVAAIVELAEGPRLMTLIEGVDPGAVSIGMAVTAGFRPVDAADDQSPYLTIFTPDTTDEEHK; this comes from the coding sequence ATGGCGCGCAACGACATTCCGGTGATCGACAGCACCAGCCGACCCTATTGGGACGGCGCGCGACGCGGTGAACTCCTCATCGCCGGCTGCCGGGCCTGCTCGTCGGTGCATCACTACCCGCGGCCTCTGTGCCCGCGCTGTTGGAGTGCCGACCTGACCCCTACACCCGCAAGCGGTAAGGGCACGATCTACACCTATTCGACGATCCACCTCAACGACATGGCGCCGTTTCGCGACTGGGTGCCCTACGTCGCAGCCATCGTCGAACTCGCCGAGGGCCCCCGCCTGATGACCCTGATCGAAGGCGTCGACCCCGGCGCCGTGTCCATCGGCATGGCGGTGACCGCCGGCTTTCGGCCTGTCGACGCCGCCGACGACCAATCGCCATACCTGACGATCTTCACCCCCGACACCACTGATGAGGAGCACAAATGA